The Odocoileus virginianus isolate 20LAN1187 ecotype Illinois chromosome 27, Ovbor_1.2, whole genome shotgun sequence genome has a window encoding:
- the ZNF165 gene encoding zinc finger protein 165: protein MATESKKAAAQNLQEDEGLLIVKMEEEDFVWRQDACLQRSDPLRQELCRRLFRQFCYQDSPGPREALSQLRELCCRWLEPETQTKEQILELLILEQFLAILPEDLQAWVREHYPESGEEAVTLLEDLKRGTDEAALQIPVCGHGQEPFRRKVAPLGPALSIQFQPVDTMALHGSSEPQLLLDCDNKSENSESMPKLDIYEKMESQRIVSGRISEFVSEGSAEPQDICKSAGKIKRQQEKDSGESRKSSSAQDAAFSKILTHKNTLTGEISHDGCERNLNLNSNEFTHQKSCKHSTCDQSFKWNSDFIKHQRIYAGEKIHPCGKSLKNPNLIKHTAVFTGEKTHQCNECGKAFRHSSKLIRHQRIHTGERPYECNECGKGFGGSSDLIRHQRIHTGERPFECKECGRAFSLNSHLILHQRIHTREKPYECSECGKTFRVSSHLIRHLRIHTGEKPYECSECGRAFSQSSHLSQHQRIHKRENLFM from the exons ATGGCAACTGAATCAAAGAAAGCTGCAGCTCAGAACCTTCAGGAGGATGAAGGACTTCTGATAGTGAAGATGGAAGAGGAAGATTTTGTCTGGAGGCAGGATGCTTGCTTACAGAGGAGTGATCCCCTCAGGCAGGAGCTCTGCCGGCGGCTGTTCCGGCAGTTCTGCTACCAGGATTCTCCCGGGCCCCGAGAGGCACTGAGCCAGCTCCGGGAGCTCTGCTGTCGGTGGCTGGAGCCAGAAACCCAGACCAAGGAGCAGATCCTGGAGCTGCTAATTCTGGAACAGTTCCTGGCTATCCTGCCAGAGGATCTGCAGGCTTGGGTGCGTGAACATTACCCAGAGAGTGGAGAGGAGGCAGTGACCCTACTGGAAGATTTAAAGAGAGGCACTGATGAAGCTGCACTCCAG ATTCCAGTCTGTGGACATGGACAAGAACCATTCAGGAGAAAAGTGGCACCTCTTGGGCCAGCTCTTAGTATCCAGTTCCAGCCAGTGGACACCATGGCCCTCCATGGTTCTTCAGAACCCCAGCTCCTACTGGACTGTG ataacAAGAGTGAAAACAGTGAATCCATGCCAAAGCTGGACATTTATGAGAAAATGGAATCACAGAGAATTGTATCAGGAAGAATTTCAGAATTTGTGTCAGAAGGATCTGCTGAGCCTCAAGACATCTGTAAGTCTGCAGGCAAGATAAAGAGGCAGCAGGAAAAAGACTCAGGGGAGTCTCGGAAATCATCATCTGCTCAGGATGCAGCTTTCAGTAAAATCCTCACCCATAAAAATACACTTACAGGTGAAATAAGCCATGATGGCTGTGAGAGAAACTTAAATCTGAACTCAAATGAATTTACACACCAGAAATCTTGTAAACACAGTACGTGTGACCAAAGTTTCAAATGGAATTCAGATTTTATTAAGCATCAGAGAATTTATGCTGGAGAAAAAATTCACCCATGTGGGAAATCTCTCAAGAACCCAAACCTTATTAAACATACAGCAGTTTTCACTGGCGAGAAGACCCATCAGTGTAATGAATGTGGAAAAGCTTTCAGACACAGCTCAAAGCTTATTAGGCATCAGAGAATCCACACTGGAGAGAGACCCTATGAATGTAATGAGTGTGGAAAAGGCTTTGGGGGGAGCTCAGATCTTATTAGACACCAAAGGATTCACACTGGGGAGAGACCCTTTGAATGCAAAGAATGTGGGAGAGCATTCAGCCTGAACTCACATCTTATCCtgcatcagagaattcacaccagggagaaaccctatgaatgtagtGAATGTGGAAAAACCTTCAGAGTGAGCTCACACCTTATTCGACACTTGAgaatccacactggagagaaaccctatgaatgcaGTGAGTGTGGAAGAGCCTTCAGCCAGAGCTCACACCTTAGtcaacatcagagaattcacaagAGGGAAAACCTGTTCATGTAA
- the LOC110135418 gene encoding F-box only protein 27-like — protein sequence MQAAAAAGPGEETMGASTSWGLPACVPAPHHELQEVPGPNHLPIELLREMLSYLPPSTLLRQCRLVCRRWREVVDDKDLWLSILSWKHPDLWPVIRTCLPPAGGPGPRILGRFCELRPIGRKLTVNPMEKDLWNCLMLSGSDGSEEEEDLGVRLKTSEETSYSSAYRCWYKGEILDLEKEGLWRELLDSGKIWISVCRRWTEQQGSDRMYQLVVKLLDSNYATLHYFFHKRFPVRPRTGSFPFRIMHSFTNIKKGVRFVLFDHSVEGYDSWPEQCEVSRPQSSVIVRIRP from the coding sequence ATGCAGGCAGCAGCAGCCGCGGGGCCTGGCGAGGAGACCATGGGCGCCTCAACCTCCTGGGGCCTGCCTGCCTGTGTCCCAGCTCCGCACCACGAACTACAGGAGGTTCCGGGCCCGAACCATCTGCCCATCGAGCTGCTCCGGGAGATGCTGAGCTACCTGCCCCCAAGCACGCTGCTCCGGCAGTGCCGCCTGGTGTGCCGGCGCTGGCGAGAGGTGGTGGACGACAAGGACCTGTGGCTGAGCATCCTGTCCTGGAAACACCCCGACCTGTGGCCCGTCATCCGCACCTGCCTGCCCCCTGCTGGCGGCCCCGGGCCCCGCATCCTGGGCCGCTTCTGCGAGCTCAGACCCATAGGGCGCAAGCTCACCGTGAACCCCATGGAGAAAGACCTCTGGAACTGTCTGATGCTGAGCGGTAGCGATGGCTCGGAAGAAGAGGAAGACTTGGGGGTCAGGCTTAAGACTTCTGAGGAGACGAGCTACAGTTCTGCCTACAGGTGTTGGTACAAGGGAGAAATTTTGGATCTGGAGAAGGAGGGCCTGTGGCGGGAACTCCTGGATAGTGGAAAGATTTGGATTTCTGTCTGTCGCCGCTGGACAGAGCAACAAGGCAGTGACCGGATGTATCAGCTAGTCGTCAAGCTTCTAGATTCCAACTATGCCACCTTGCATTATTTCTTCCATAAACGTTTTCCCGTCCGGCCGCGGACAGGCAGCTTCCCCTTTCGGATCATGCATTCGTTCACCAACATCAAGAAGGGCGTCCGCTTTGTGTTGTTTGACCACAGTGTCGAGGGCTATGACTCGTGGCCGGAGCAGTGTGAAGTCTCCAGGCCCCAGTCCAGTGTCATCGTACGGATCCGTCCCTAA
- the LOC110135182 gene encoding putative olfactory receptor 1F12P, protein MERENQTSISEFLLLGFSSWPEQQELLFALFLCLYLAGLFGNLLILLAISSDHRLHTPMYFFLANLSVVDLCLPSSTVPKMLLDIQTQTQSISYPGCLVQMYFCMMFANMDNFLLTVMAYDRYVAICHPLRYSTIMTQHLCISLVGGPWVIAFLNPLLHTLMMTRLHFCSNNVIHHFFCDINALLPLSCSDTSLNQFLVLAVVGLIFVVPSVCILASYSLIISAVMKIPSVQGKFKAFSTCGSHLALVILFYGAITGVYMSSSSNSSTEKDSAASVIFMIVVPVVNPFIYSLRNNELKGALKKILGQSKIFSQ, encoded by the coding sequence ATGGAAAGGGAAAACCAAACCAGCATCTCTGAATTTCTCCTCCTGGGTTTCTCAAGTTGGCCAGAGCAACAAGAGCTGCTTTTTGCACTTTTCCTATGTCTCTACTTAGCAGGGCTCTTTGGAAACTTACTCATCTTGCTGGCCATTTCCTCAGACCATCGCCTCCACACacccatgtatttcttcctcgCCAATTTGTCTGTAGTGGACCTCTGCCTTCCTTCATCTACAGTACCCAAGATGCTCCTGGACATCCAAACACAGACTCAGTCCATTTCCTATCCTGGCTGCCTGGTTCAGATGTATTTCTGTATGATGTTTGCCAACATGGACAATTTTCTTCTCACAGTAATGGCCTATGACCGTTATGTGGCCATCTGTCACCCTTTGCGTTACTCCACCATTATGACCCAGCACCTCTGCATCTCCCTTGTGGGTGGACCTTGGGTGATTGCCTTTTTGAACCCCCTCTTGCACACCCTTATGATGACCCGTCTGCATTTCTGCTCTAACAATGTCATCCACCATTTCTTCTGTGATATCAATGCTCTCCTCCCTCTATCCTGTTCTGACACCAGTCTTAATCAGTTCTTGGTTCTTGCTGTGGTGGGGCTAATCTTTGTGGTACCCTCAGTGTGTATCCTGGCATCCTACAGCCTCATTATCTCTGCTGTGATGAAAATCCCTTCTGTCCAAGGAAAATTCAAGGCTTTCTCCACCTGTGGGTCTCACCTCGCCTTGGTCATTCTTTTCTATGGAGCAATCACAGGGGTCTATATGAGTTCCTCATCTAACAGTTCAACTGAAAAAGACTCAGCAGCATCAGTAATTTTCATGATCGTAGTCCCTGTGGTGAATCCCTTCATTTACAGTCTAAGGAACAATGAGCTGAAGGGGGCTTTAAAGAAGATTTTAGGCCAGAGCAAAATCTTCTCCCAGTGA